From Deltaproteobacteria bacterium, the proteins below share one genomic window:
- a CDS encoding autoinducer binding domain-containing protein yields MCPLFRGRCKSYKDEETVKFLNSAGDFGLKNGIASGVHDPELKRTSLFSFVSNRPRFSQHHKKVMDIVTPHLHNALAGICELERPVNIPDVIGGSQIIRYI; encoded by the coding sequence GTGTGTCCACTATTTCGGGGGAGGTGCAAATCTTACAAAGATGAAGAAACAGTTAAGTTCCTTAACAGCGCCGGCGATTTTGGTTTAAAAAATGGCATTGCAAGCGGTGTGCATGACCCTGAACTGAAAAGGACAAGTCTGTTTTCATTTGTATCCAATCGTCCGAGATTTAGTCAGCATCATAAAAAGGTGATGGATATAGTTACCCCGCATCTCCATAATGCCCTTGCCGGGATATGTGAATTAGAAAGACCTGTAAACATTCCTGATGTTATTGGAGGGAGTCAGATTATCAGATATATATAA